Below is a window of Mycolicibacterium rhodesiae NBB3 DNA.
TCTCGGCCGGCTCGAATACGAGAAGGGTGTCCACGACCTCATCGCGGCGCTCCCCCGCATTCGCCGCACACATCCGGGCACGACGTTGACCATTGCCGGTACCGGCACCCAGCAGCAGTGGCTCGTTCAGCAGACGCGAAAGCACAAGGTACTCAAGGCCACAACGTTCGTCGGCCACCTCGACCACGAACAGCTCGTGACACTACTTCACACCGCCGACGCCGCCGTGCTGCCCAGCCACTACGAACCCTTCGGCATCGTGGGCCTCGAGGCGGCCGCGACCGGCATCCCCCTGGTGACCTCCAATGTCGGCGGGCTGGGTGAAGCGGTGATCGACGGCCGCACCGGCGTTTCGTTTGCCCCGCGTGACGTCGCAGGCATCGCTACCGCCGTACGGCGAATTCTCGACGATCCCGAGCGTGCGCAGAGCATGGCGATCGCCGCACGGGAGCGACTCACGTCGGCGTTCGACTGGCACACCGTCGCCGATGAGACCGCGCAGGTGTACGTCGCCGCCAAACGCGGTGAGCGCGAACCGCATCGGCGCCGCACCATCGTCGAGCACGCACTGCCCGACCGCTGACTCACCGCACCGCGTCGAGCCTGAACTTCTCGGCACCCAGACCGGGCACGCCGTCATGGGCAAAGCGGGTCCACAGCCGGCGTATCTGAATGGCGAGCCGGTGATCAAGCGGGTCGGGATGCGGACCCAGCATCGGCGCGCTCGACCACGCGCCAGGAGTGCCGAGCAGCAAGGGCAGATCCATGCAGTGACAGGCGCCCAGCGGGGCGTCTCGGGGCGACCAGTCGAGCCGGTACGTAGACGCCCTACCCCCGTCTGCGCGCCAACTGCGGGCGAGCCGTTCCGCAGGCCCGCTGAAGACTCGACGCGTCATCGCTGCGGCTGCGGTGCGCGCACCCACCTTGCCGACTGGCCCCAGCGCACGCAGCCGCGACGCATTCTGATTCAGTTCGACGAACGGCGCGGCATCGAGCTTGGTGGAGCCGACAAACAGGTCGACCGACCTTGCCACGTGCGCGATCCGGGCGGTCACCTCATGGGCCGCCGGAAGCGGATCGACACCCAGGATCGGCGCGTAGGACAACCCGCTGATCGCGCCGAATCGTCGCGCCGCAATCAGGGACCTGGTCTGCGCGAGGTGCAGTCGCTCGACGTCTGCTGCGAAAGGGTCTGTGTCGCTCAGTGATTCCGCTGCAGCGGCCCGCATCGCCGTTCTCATCGCATCGCGGCCGTCTCGCATCCCGAGCGGCGCACTCTGGATGATCGCGCGCGAGTAGATGCCGTCAGCTGCTTCCGACAGCATCAACGAGTACACCGAGTCCCCACCCGCGGACTGCCCGAACAACGTGACGCGCTGCGGGTCACCACCGAACGCGGCGATGTTGTCGTGCACCCAGCGCAGCGCCAAGAGTTGATCGCGCAGGCCGAGATTGTCCTCATCCACGCCCAGCGGTGTGCAGTAGCCGAAGATGCCGAGCCGGTAGCTGACCGTGACCACCACAACGCGGCCCTCCGTGACGAGGGCATCGGGGTCGTAGTTCGGGGACTCACCGCCACCGGAGACGTAGGCCCCGCCGTGGAACCAGACCATCACCGGCAACCCGTCGGCGCCGCTTGGCGCGGTGACACTGAGGACTTGGCAGTCCTCGCTTCGCTGGAGGCCGTCGGTGACGGGTCCGGTCACGAACGCCAGCCGCGACGGCAGTTGCGGACACACGGGTCCACGCCGGATCAGCGCCCGGGGCTCCGCCCACGGCGCGGGCGGTGTCGGCGAGGCGAACCTGTCCGCGCTGCCGTAGGGCACACCACGTGCCCGCATGAGCACGCCGTCGTCGATGACCAGGGCAGGGCCGGTCGAGAGGTCGACGCGCCGGGTGGCGTCGCCCGCCTCCGTCAGCGGGCGGCTTTCTTGCGTTCGATATCGGCCAGCGCCGCGGCGAGCTCGGCACGTTGGGCCGCCGACGTCTCCCATGACAGCTTGCGGTTCTTGACGATCTTCGCCGGTGCGCCGACTGCAATGGAGAAGTCCGGGATCTCACCTTTGACCACCGCGTGCGACCCCAGGACGCACCCGCGGCCGATCATCGTGTTGCGCAGAATCGTCACCTTGGTCGCGATCCACGTGTCCGGCCCGATCCGCACCGGACCCTTGACGATGCCCTGGTCTTTGATGGGCAGCTCGATGCTGTCCATCCGATGATCGAAGTCGCAGACATAGACCCAGTCGGCCATCAGGACGGAGTCGCCGAGTTCGATATCGAGATAGGTGTTGATGACGTTGTCCCTGCCGAGGACGACCTTGTCGCCGAAGCGCAGTGAGCCCTCGTGGCAGCGGATCGTGTTCTTGTCACCGATGTGCACCCAGCGGCCGATCTCCATCGTGGACAGCTCGGGGGTCGCCTGGATCTCCACGCCTTTACCGAGGAACACCATGCCGCGGGTGATGATGTGCGGGTTGGTGAGCTTGAACTTCAGCAGCCGCCAGTAACGCACGAGGTACCACGGGGTGTAGGCCTTGTTGGCGATCACCCACTTCAGCGAGGCCATGGTGAGGAACTTGGCTTGGCGCGGGTCGCGCAGCCGCGAACCCCGCCACCGCTTGTGCAGCGGTGCGCCCCACATCGTCGTCATGGCCGGAAAGCCTACGCGAGACCCGCACTGCAAAACGGTTACCCTCACGTGGGCTCGCACAACACGCGGGCAGATCACGACAGAAAGGGCGCAGTGTTCCGGCGATCGATGGTGCTGGTGTCAACAGCGCTGATCACGGCCTTTGTGGCCGGTTGTCAGAACACCGACTCGTGGGTCGAGGCGCAAGCGGCCTCGGGCTGGCCTGCGCAGTACGGCGACGCCCGCAACAGCAGCTACCAGTCGACGGCGGGAGCCGACGCGCTCCGGCTGGAGTGGACCCGCTCGGTCAAGGGCGATCTCGCCGCAGCGGTCGCATTGGGATCCGGCAGCTACCTGGCCGTCAACGCGCAGACCCCTGCGGGCTGTTCGCTGATGGTCTGGGAGACCGACAACCGCGCCCGGCAACGCTGGTGCACCCGGCTGGTGCAGGGCGGCGACACCTCCAGTCCTCTGTGGGATGGCGTCGACAACCTCTACGTGGGTCAGCCCGGCGCGATGATCTCGTTTCCACCCACACAGTGGATCCGTTGGCGTCAGCCGGTCATCGGGATGCCGACCACACCGCGGATCCTGAACGCGGGACACCTGCTCGTGGTGACACACCTGGGTCAGGTCCTCGTGTTCGACGCCCACAAGGGGATCGTCGACGGCGCTCCGCTGGATCTGGTCGCGGGCGTCGACCCGAAGGATTCCGAGCGCGGCCTCGCCGACTGCAGGTCCGCCCGTGCGGGCTGTCCGGTCGCCGCGGCGCCCGCCTTCGCCGAGCAGACCGGGGTGATTGTGCTCAGCCTGTGGGAGCCGGAGGCCGAGGCTCCCGTTCTCGTCGGGCTGCGGTACCGCCCGGGTCAAAATCCGGTCCTCAGCCAAGAATGGACGAGCGACGCCGTCGGCGGTGGGCCACTGGCCAGTCCCGCGCTGTCCTCGGACGGATCGACCGCGTATGTCAATGGACGCGACGAGCGCCTGTGGGCGATCAACACCGCCGACGGCAAGCCGAAATGGTCGATCGCCCTTGACTATTTGGCGCAGACGCCGCCGTCGGTGTCGCCAGACGGGTTGATCATCGCCGGCGGCGGCCCTGGCGCCAAGCTGGTCGGCATCAAGGACGCCGGCGACAACGGCGAGGTCAAGTGGACGCGCGACGAAGTCGTGCCGTTGACTACCTCGAGTCAGTCCGGCGCCGACGTGGCATACACCGTCGCGCGCGACGGAGAGGACGGTCAGGCGTTGATCGTGTTCGATCCGGCCGACGGCCGGACACTCAACTCGTATCCGCTGCCCAACGCAGGGGGCTGGCCCGTCGGCGTTTCCGTCGGGCACGACCGCCGCGTCGTCACCGCGACGAGCGAGGGCCGCGTCTATGGATTCGCGCCCGCTTAAAGCGCGAGCATCGGGGCGACGAGTGCGCGCGGCACCGAGGCCTGCACCGGCCCAGCCGACTCTGCGAACATCTGCCCCTGGCTGAAGAAGAAGAGCAGCGTGTCATCGGTCAGAGCGAAGTTCTGGTAGTTGGCCGGATCCAGCCCCGCGGTCGACGGGATCGCGTCGATCAGCCCCTGCTGTTCTGTGAGGTAGCGATTGACTGCGGGATAGATCACGTCGAGCGGTTTGGTGCCCGGCTTGAACAGGGTGCCGAAGGTGATCGGCGCGTTCGTGGCCAAGTTCCAGTTGAACGCCTGGTAGTACGTCTGCGGGTGAGCGCCGCCGACGTTCTGGTAGGTCGTGAACACCACGCTGCGGGTGCCGGTTCCCGGCAGCAATGAGCCCGAGCGGTAGCCGACCCCGTCGGCGTCCAGCTCGTAGGGCAGGTTGTAGGCGTCCGGATCCTCGGCGACGTTGACGAATCCGTCGCGCGACTGGGTGAGGTATTCGACCAACGACTGCTGATCGGGATAGTCGTTCGGGAAGCTCATATCGACGGTGTACGTCGGATTCTGTATCTGCACGCGGCAAATCTGGTCAGGTCCGACGACGCCCCGCAGATCCGCGCAGCCGGACTGCGCCGAAGCCACCGGACTGCCGACCGAAACGGCAACAGCACAGGCACCCAAAAGGGCAGCCGCCGACCTGAAAATGTGCATCTGGGACGTCCTCGCAGTAGGCACCGGCTCCGCCGCCGATGCATCACTGCCAGGGTACGTGGCTTTTCACCTGGGCCGCGGAAACTCAGCGTGACGGACGGCAGATGAATGCCGTTGTCCGGCTTGCGGCTCCGACGCCGAGCCGGGTGATGACGACCGAAACCATCTGCGATCCACGCAGCCGAAGCCGGTGCCGCAGTACATCGGGATCGACATCGACACCGCGAACAAGGATTTCTACCGCACCGGTGTCACGACGCGAAAGCGCCTGTCGCAGTCGGCGTTCGCTGTACGCCAACTCCTCGAGAACCTCGAAGCCGCGCACTCCGGTCGGCAGTTGCTCGCCCGACAGATAGGCGATATCGGGGTCGAGTTGCCACAGACCGTGTCGCGCCGCGTAGTGACGCACCAATCCCGCGCGCACGACTGCCCCGTCGGGATCGACGATCCATCGACCCGCCGGGGCAACACCGCAGTCGTCGGGTTCGGCGTCGGTGATCTCCTCCCCCGCGTCGAGCATGCTGGCCCGCCGGGTCACACCGGGCGCAGCGAGCCCCGACGACCACAGGCAGGCCTCGCGCACACCGCCGGCGGTAGACGTCACTTCGATCTCGCCGGCGAAACCCAACTGCGCCAACCCGTCGAAATCGATTCCCGGCGCGCACTTTACGGCGATGTCCCGCCCGCGGTACACGTCGAGCAGGGCGTCGAGCCCGGGGGTGTAATCCCGTGGGTCGAATCGGCGTCGTCCGCGGCTGCGGCGCGCGGGGTCGAGCAGGACGACGGCGGAACCGGTGATGGGTCGCAGCGCGTCGGCGCGGCACAGGTCCACATCGGCGACGTTGTGCCGCGCCATCGCCAACCTGACCGGATCTAGGTCGCTGCCGACGAGGGCGGCTGCCGAGTGTCGAAGGGCGGCAAGCTCGGTGCCGATCGAACAGGTGGCGTCGTGGACGACAGCGCCCGCCAGGCGCCGGGCTCGGTGGTTGGCGACCGACTGGGTCGTAGCCTGTTGTAGGGCCTCGTCGGTGAACAGCCAGTCCGCGGGATCGCCGACCTTCGCCGCGGCCTTGCGCCGCAACACCGTCGTCTCCACCAAGACCGCGGACCACTCGCCGAAACGCGCACGCGCCGAAGCGATGTCGGCAATCAACGTGGCGGGCGTGAGCCGCAAGTCAGCGACTTCGCGCAACGCCTGCCTCCCGGCGTCGCTGCGTAGATAGGCGACGTCGTCGAGCCGGAAATCTACGACGGCTTGACCCCGGTCACCATCACGTTGTAGA
It encodes the following:
- a CDS encoding acyltransferase; the protein is MTTMWGAPLHKRWRGSRLRDPRQAKFLTMASLKWVIANKAYTPWYLVRYWRLLKFKLTNPHIITRGMVFLGKGVEIQATPELSTMEIGRWVHIGDKNTIRCHEGSLRFGDKVVLGRDNVINTYLDIELGDSVLMADWVYVCDFDHRMDSIELPIKDQGIVKGPVRIGPDTWIATKVTILRNTMIGRGCVLGSHAVVKGEIPDFSIAVGAPAKIVKNRKLSWETSAAQRAELAAALADIERKKAAR
- a CDS encoding esterase, which produces MHIFRSAAALLGACAVAVSVGSPVASAQSGCADLRGVVGPDQICRVQIQNPTYTVDMSFPNDYPDQQSLVEYLTQSRDGFVNVAEDPDAYNLPYELDADGVGYRSGSLLPGTGTRSVVFTTYQNVGGAHPQTYYQAFNWNLATNAPITFGTLFKPGTKPLDVIYPAVNRYLTEQQGLIDAIPSTAGLDPANYQNFALTDDTLLFFFSQGQMFAESAGPVQASVPRALVAPMLAL
- a CDS encoding carboxylesterase family protein; the protein is MTEAGDATRRVDLSTGPALVIDDGVLMRARGVPYGSADRFASPTPPAPWAEPRALIRRGPVCPQLPSRLAFVTGPVTDGLQRSEDCQVLSVTAPSGADGLPVMVWFHGGAYVSGGGESPNYDPDALVTEGRVVVVTVSYRLGIFGYCTPLGVDEDNLGLRDQLLALRWVHDNIAAFGGDPQRVTLFGQSAGGDSVYSLMLSEAADGIYSRAIIQSAPLGMRDGRDAMRTAMRAAAAESLSDTDPFAADVERLHLAQTRSLIAARRFGAISGLSYAPILGVDPLPAAHEVTARIAHVARSVDLFVGSTKLDAAPFVELNQNASRLRALGPVGKVGARTAAAAMTRRVFSGPAERLARSWRADGGRASTYRLDWSPRDAPLGACHCMDLPLLLGTPGAWSSAPMLGPHPDPLDHRLAIQIRRLWTRFAHDGVPGLGAEKFRLDAVR
- a CDS encoding THUMP-like domain-containing protein, with translation MVLQRDGDRGQAVVDFRLDDVAYLRSDAGRQALREVADLRLTPATLIADIASARARFGEWSAVLVETTVLRRKAAAKVGDPADWLFTDEALQQATTQSVANHRARRLAGAVVHDATCSIGTELAALRHSAAALVGSDLDPVRLAMARHNVADVDLCRADALRPITGSAVVLLDPARRSRGRRRFDPRDYTPGLDALLDVYRGRDIAVKCAPGIDFDGLAQLGFAGEIEVTSTAGGVREACLWSSGLAAPGVTRRASMLDAGEEITDAEPDDCGVAPAGRWIVDPDGAVVRAGLVRHYAARHGLWQLDPDIAYLSGEQLPTGVRGFEVLEELAYSERRLRQALSRRDTGAVEILVRGVDVDPDVLRHRLRLRGSQMVSVVITRLGVGAASRTTAFICRPSR
- a CDS encoding outer membrane protein assembly factor BamB family protein, with the protein product MFRRSMVLVSTALITAFVAGCQNTDSWVEAQAASGWPAQYGDARNSSYQSTAGADALRLEWTRSVKGDLAAAVALGSGSYLAVNAQTPAGCSLMVWETDNRARQRWCTRLVQGGDTSSPLWDGVDNLYVGQPGAMISFPPTQWIRWRQPVIGMPTTPRILNAGHLLVVTHLGQVLVFDAHKGIVDGAPLDLVAGVDPKDSERGLADCRSARAGCPVAAAPAFAEQTGVIVLSLWEPEAEAPVLVGLRYRPGQNPVLSQEWTSDAVGGGPLASPALSSDGSTAYVNGRDERLWAINTADGKPKWSIALDYLAQTPPSVSPDGLIIAGGGPGAKLVGIKDAGDNGEVKWTRDEVVPLTTSSQSGADVAYTVARDGEDGQALIVFDPADGRTLNSYPLPNAGGWPVGVSVGHDRRVVTATSEGRVYGFAPA